The Xylophilus rhododendri region AGCCTGCGCGCGGCTTCGGAGCTGTTCGACAGCGAGGTGCTGATCGCCACCATTGCGGGCCGGCTCAACTGGAAGCTGGCCTACGAGAACCTGCGCGACAGCCTGCATCCGCGCTACCTGCACCAGCAAAGCGTCTACCAGCAGGTGAAGTTCCAGGTGCAGATGGACGAGACCGCCGTCGCCGCCGCCAAGGCGTACCACGCCCAGGGCAGCGCAGACCGGGATCAGCACATGGACGTGCTGCGCGGCTTCAGCAACGGCGGCCTCAACGAACCCATCGCCCAGATGCCGCACTACGCCTGGCACGAGAACGTGGAGCGCTACGGGCAGGACGACTGGTACCTGAACTGGCTGGTCTATCCCAACCTGCACATCGCTTCCGGCTCGGGCGGCTACTCCTTCATCATCGAACACCACCAGCCTGTCTCGGCCGGGCGCACCGACCTGCAGATCTACTACGTCACCGCCCGCAAGAAGAAGCGCTACCCCACCTCGGCGGCGGTGCTGATGGCCCACCTCGAAGGCGCGGAGAAAGTGCTGCGCGAGGACATCGATGTCATGGAAAAGGTCCAGTCCGCCCTGCGCCCCGGCGCGCCGCG contains the following coding sequences:
- a CDS encoding aromatic ring-hydroxylating oxygenase subunit alpha, producing MRSLIPAEAYTDEAWFARERELLMRPLWQFVAPRMLLGKHNAFVTRSICGIEVVVQNFDGELRAFENICLHRQNPLQQQPQGVRPLVCSYHGWGYRADGAVDNIPFHDSAYRLPPQERECLRLRRFPVECIGQLVFVNVGDKPVAIEQQFSMDALASLRAASELFDSEVLIATIAGRLNWKLAYENLRDSLHPRYLHQQSVYQQVKFQVQMDETAVAAAKAYHAQGSADRDQHMDVLRGFSNGGLNEPIAQMPHYAWHENVERYGQDDWYLNWLVYPNLHIASGSGGYSFIIEHHQPVSAGRTDLQIYYVTARKKKRYPTSAAVLMAHLEGAEKVLREDIDVMEKVQSALRPGAPRAQLGDFEFGNIAVERWYMDVMEGRHAL